From the Primulina tabacum isolate GXHZ01 chromosome 3, ASM2559414v2, whole genome shotgun sequence genome, one window contains:
- the LOC142538563 gene encoding secreted RxLR effector protein 161-like, with protein MYGMISTLPDVAYALSVASRYPANPGQMHWKAVKDILKYLRRTENLFIVYESGELKLEGYTDSSFQIDKDDSKSTSGFVFMVNGVAVSWKSSKQDSVADSTAEAKYNVAAKETVWMRNFVQDLGVIPNGVDPVLTLHILNSLQVNSAA; from the exons atgtatggtatgatatcaacgcttcctgatgttgcttacgctctaaGTGTTGCAAGTAGATATCCGGCGAACCCTGGTcaaatgcattggaaggccgtgaaagatattcttaagtacttaaggaGGACTGAGAACCTGTTCATTGTCTATGAgagtggagaattgaaattagaaggctacactgattctagcttccaaatTGACaaagatgattcgaaatcgacctctggttttgtattcatggtCAATGGTgtggctgtctcttggaagagttctaAACAAGACAGCGTTGCAGATTCCACCGCTGAAGCTAAATATAATGTTGCAGCCAAAGAgacagtttggatgaggaattttgtccaagattTGGGCGTTATTCcaaatggagttgatccagtcctg acactgcatattctaaattcgttacAAGTCAATTCAGCTGCCTaa